The segment TATAAAACTAACTATATAAAAAAGGACTTTCTATACACCAAGGAACTTAAatgtaatattaatttaaaattcagtatTTTCTTATTTGAAGTCCATTAACCCTATTTGAATTATActgcaaaacttttaaaatatctcTGTTCAGGTAGTTCCAATCTCTCACAACTCtgcataattcattttatgtaATGATTTTATCTGTTAATCATCATGATAACTTATAACTTTTGCTTAATTAAATTACTGGAAGAATTCCTACAAAACCGAATGCccgttaaatttatttacattatttaGTTTAATGTAAATTCCTCTGCTGCAAATATTTTatgtgaataataaaatatttttgttcatatacaagcTGAtccatagttttttttaaaccgtGAAAATATgtccaatatttttattaaacactTTTGGGTAAATTTTTGTGATCAGCTTAGTGATTAACGAAAAGTCACTAATTAGttttttctatttcttgttCAATCTccatagaatttttaaaaaaaattaagaataatgTGAACTCCTCCAAAACATATATCTTACATTGATACAGATACATTTCAACTATCtaattattttctcaattttttataCTAAAAGTTAATATGTTATCAAATTATTCGATTAAACGTCTTATACTGAAACTATACTGATATACTGATTGTAGTGATACTATTTTTAAACATTCCGAAGTGAAGTAAATTGTCATAATCTACGTTATAAATGATATTATCTATCGAGTCACAATACAAcaataaataagagaaaaatttgctACGTGTTTTTCCGACGTCCTTTCATATATACTTGAAGAAAACCTGTGTTTGAAAGCAAAGGTTGGAGGTAAAGTAATTGAGATTAGATACACATACATGTTGGGAAGAAGCCAAAAAGACGAAGAACGACAAAAAAGTTTGCTGATTGATGTGAGAGGCTCACGACAAATAAACATTTTCACCGTATTTGTGGTAGTCGGCAAGAAAGCCAATTaatgaaaaccaaaaaaaaaggtttctCTATCATACCAATGACATTCTTCCGATCCTTTCAacaaatatacaatttttcgtCAATGGGGGGTGAATCCAACCACCCACTGCTTTTTACGTAGCCTCTCACTCGCCCACAAATCCACACGTGTGATTTACAATCGCAACAATAGGCTACGACGGAAAATCCTTGCCATAACATAGGCCCTCATTCCATCAGCCTAACTTTTCTTACATACGCCCTCGACGAACCCAGACAAATAGCAGAATTTTCTATCAATCACCACCTAATtccggagtttttttttctgaagttcCTTGGCTTCAGTACACTTTGCGCCAGTCAATTGATGCGGTGGAAATTCCTTTGAATATCGTGATATATGAAACCTTGAAAATCGCATCAATTTTCGAGGAAAACTCTTAGAAGTTAAAGGAGTTTAGTATGTCAATATAtcacaattgaaaataaaatattttaaactaaaCATGTAAACTCAGTAAGATAAAGTGGAAGACTATAAAGTTCTTAAAGGCTTTAATATGAGAAAAGTAATGACtagaataaaaacaataatttaaaagGAGGTGCCACAGCGTCCCAACTTTTCAGAATACACGAAATCGTAACTTACATGCTATattataaaactatttttacatttatttattattatcatttttcaatatcatTAGGGGTTCAGCGTATCAGATATCGGACAGTGAAAAGCTTCGTACTACTAAGAAATTATAGTATTGTTCCGGACTTGGCCAGGAAATGGATATGGCGGGAACTAATGAAAGATTAGGGTTTCCTTTAAGAACACTTTATTGGCTTCACTCCTATCACCAAGCTTATCACTGCTCTAATCACTCTCCTCCAACAGGAGCCTCTCGGTCCGAGGAGAGATTGATGGAGATCTCTCAGTGGTGCGGCTCGGGGTAGAAGGTGAATTCACCTTTTCCGAGCTCCCTGGGCGCGAAGGGTTTCCCACGCTAACCGTCCGGGACTGAGCGGTTGTACTGTCTCCCTCTTGGATTCGCACCCTCAAGGGTGGGTTTCCTTGCTGCCGCAACCGGCGCAACTGCACCTTTCGACCAGCGCGGCAACCACGTTTAGTTCGCCGCGGCCTAACGGGAGGGCTGCGTCCAGAAATGGCTACGCGCACCTCAGTTGGAGCGGGTCGATGGCGACGGCTGTCTGGTTGGAGGGTCGAATAGGCGGGCCGGAAGGGTAACTGGCTTCGCTGCAACGCCCTTCTCACCCTTTCACTATCAGCCGTGGCAGGCACTCGGCGCGGGGGTTGAGGAAACAGATCCCCTGCTGCTCGCACCACTACCGATCGGATCTTTCGGCGCGGGGAATCTGGGTGGCGGCCGGGCACTGTAAGTAAATAGCCGTTATTTGGCGCCACAAGAGGATTCCTCTGGTGCTTACTTTTGAGAGAGCTCCGTGGAAGGCTTTTCAGAGGTTCTCGTTGCGCTATAAGCTGCAATTTCAAATCCAAATTGAATGACCGTTGCACAGGCTCAAATCCCTGACTAGAGTGCAGTACGTCAACTTATTACCCACAGGTCATTCACAATTGTTTGTGTAGTTCGCCTGACGTATACGGGAATTTTAAATACCCCTGAGGTACGATGATCACCCGTTTAACCATCGTAGGACTCCCCAGGAGGGGTGCGGGTCATTTTCCCCGCAACAGGCTCCCCCGCTTAATCTTGGCCGTCTCGGCCAAGCAAAGGCCCTTTGTAGGGCGCTAAGCGGTTAACATGCACCACTCTAGGACGTCCCCGAGAATTCCTGGCAATGCGGTACACCACATCATTCAGCTTCGTTTGTATTTCATACGGCCCTTCCCAATCACTCTGCAGTTTAGGAGACAATCCTTTTTTTCGCTGAGGGTTGTAGAGCCAAACGGCTGAGCCAATttgaaaattgagcaaattttgccGTCTGTCATACCAGTCTTTAGCTGCAATACCGGCCACCAGAAGGCGCTTGCGAGCAACCTCATAAACGTCATTGAGTGCTTGCCGCAATTCGTCAACAAATTCCTCTGGATTGGTGCTATGTGGAGGTCTCCCACATCTCAAGTCCATGGGAAGCCTCAATTCCCTGCCAAAAAGCATCCTAGCAGGTGTATATCCTGTAGACTCCTGCACAGCAGACCGGTACGCCAAGAGAAAGTGAGGAAGTAGCAGATCCCAATCTCCTTGAGATTTCTCTACGACTTTTGACAAGTACTGGAGGAGCGTGCCATTGAGGCGCTCTACCATCCCATCCGACTGAGGGTGCAGAGGGGTGGTTCGGGTTTTCTCAGCTCCCAGTTCCTTCAGCATTTCTCGAAACACAGCGGAGTCATAGTTCCTCCCTTGGTCCGAATGGAATTCCCTGGGAACCCCGAAACGACTCACCACACAGTCCAGGAATGCTCTGCCAATGGTGGTAGTTGTCTGGTCAGGGATTGCCATTCCCTCTGGCCACTTTGTGAAGTAATCGACGAAGAGGACGATGTACTTGTTGCCCCTGGCTGTGATGGGTAGAGGCCCCAAAACATCAGAGGCCACACGCTCAAAAGGTTCCCCGGAAAGCTCCATTTGCAAAGGATGCTTAGTGCGCTTGGCTGGGCCTTTCTTAGCGGCACAGGGGGCGCATTCCTGGCAAAACCTTTTTACAGCAGCCCTTCCTCCAGGCGCGTAAAACCTCTGCTTGAGACGTTCCAAGGTTTTTGTGACACCAAAATGTCCGCCCGCTTTCGTGGAGTGCAATTCCTCCAATATTTCCGGAAGAATTTCATCAGGAAGCACCCACAGCCCCCGTTTCTTCCCTGGAAACCCATCCTGCCACCAATAAGTGATAAGATCATCCTCCAGGGATAGAGACTCATAAAGTCCCCAATATTGTTTGAGACGGTGAGTCTGTAGAGCTACATTCTTCCATTCCGGTTTGGCGGCGCATTCTAACCACTTTCTAACCTCTCGCAGCTCTGTGTTTTGCTTTTGAGCTGTCAAAATCTTCGGCAGAAAATCAGTCTCGATCGTCGCTCCACGAGCTAATTCTTCAAAGCCCGTGGTCTCGTGAGTGTCCACCGACAGACAGTGTCCACAATCAGCCTCTTCACAGGGACGCCTAGACATTGCATCTGCATTTGCATGGCTTTTCCCTGCCCGATGCACCAGCTGGAAGTTATACTGTGCAAGTTTTTCCAGCCAACGAGCTATCTGCCCTTCAGGCGTCTTTAGGGACAATAACCACCTCAGGGCCGCATGGTCACTGCGCACCTGAAATTGCCGACCGTACAGGTAATGGTGAAAGTGCTTTACAGACTCTACCACAGCCAACAATTCACGGCGGGTCACGCAGTAATTTCTTTCTGCCTTTTTCAGGGCCCGGCTATAGTACGCGATGACTTTTTCCGCCCCATCCTGTTCCTGCTGTAGCACGGCCCCTACGCCTATACCACTGGCATCACAGTCCAGTACAAATGTACCCTCGTCTCGGGGATATGCCAGCACAGGGGCAGCCACCAGGGCGCCCTTGAGACGTTCAAAACTGCTCCCACACATTTCCGTCCATTCAAAAACGGCATTCTTCTCGGTGAGGCGATGAAGAGGTCGAGCTATGTCGGCAAATGAGGGCACGAATCGACGATAATAGGAGCATAAGCCCAGGAACTGGCGCACTTCTGTCTTAGACCTCGGTACGGGCCAGGCAGACACGGCCTCAATCTTCGATGGTGCAGCCTTTAGGCCCTCTCCACTGACTACATGCCCCAGGTATTCAACTTCACGACGGAATAGCCGGCACTTTTTGGGAGACGCTTTGAGGTTAGCGCTCCTCAGCCGCCCCAAAACAAGTGATAATCGCCTCAAACCTTCCTCAAAAGTGGAGCTGGGAATGATGATGTCGTCAAGGTATACCAGACACGTATCCCATTGTAATCCTGCCAAGGCAGAGGTCATCAGCCTCTCGAAGGTTGCCACCGCGTTGCACAGCCCAAACGACATCACTACCCACTGATACAGCCCTCGGCCGGTGCTGAAGGCAGTCTTTTCCTTGTCTCCTGGACGCATAGGACATTGCCAATACCCAGAGCACAAGTCCAGCACCGAAAACCACGAGGAGCCTCGGAGAGCATCCAGAGTGTCATCTATCCGAGGGAGAGGGAAGGAATCTTTTTTCGTCACGGAGTTCAGCCGACGATAGTCCACACAGAAGCGAGTAGAGCCATCCTTTTTCTTCACTAGAACAACGGGAGAGGCCCATGGGCTTGTTGAAGGCTCAATCACACCCTGAGACAGCATCTCCTCCACCAATTGATCAGCAACTTCGGCTTTTGCCATGGGTAGGCGCCGTGGTGGTTGTTTAATAGGAGCATGATCTCCGGTGTTAATCTCGTGTTGGGCTAATTCGGTCTTGCCCAGATCCCAAGATCCTCGAGAAAAGACATCTGCAAACTCGATTAAGATAGCGCATAGTGCAGCTCTCTGCTCTTCAGTGAAGTTTCCTGCAGAATCATCAAACAATCCACGAAGATGCTCAGGTAATTCTTTCACCTGTGAATTCCTCAAGCAGGTAATTTCATCGATGACTTCTCCCTCCTCTAGGACTGCCACCAAAGCCCCCTCGGGCAGCAAGAGCTCCTTCTCTTGCACATTCATAATTCGGATGGGGACACAATTTTCACGAGTTGTCACTGCTGCACGTGCCACAATGACAGGCCAGCACTCGGCCTCTTCAGAAGGTGAAACCACACCCCCTTCCGTCATATAGCGTCCCGTACCAGGCACAACAACTTCCCCACGTGCAGGAATTCTGACTGGGATGCACGTCTTCAGCCGTACCGGCCGCCCAGGCTCCCTCCAGATGCGACGCCCTTCCACGAAATCCTGAGTGCCTTGATTGAG is part of the Phlebotomus papatasi isolate M1 unplaced genomic scaffold, Ppap_2.1 HiC_scaffold_64, whole genome shotgun sequence genome and harbors:
- the LOC129809342 gene encoding uncharacterized protein LOC129809342, coding for MPGRHPDSPRRKIRSVVVRAAGDLFPQPPRRVPATADSERVRRALQRSQLPFRPAYSTLQPDSRRHRPAPTEVRVAISGRSPPVRPRRTKRGCRAGRKVQLRRLRQQGNPPLRVRIQEGDSTTAQSRTVSVGNPSRPGSSEKVNSPSTPSRTTERSPSISPRTERLLLEESD